TCAGGGCGTTCATGAGTTCAAGATGTTCTGGCATGGACGGGGAGGGCACAACATAGCCCACGCGTTCGCCAGCCAGAGAAAGATTTTTGGAGAAGGAGCTGATGACGACACTGTATGGATACAGCGGAAGGACAGAAGGAACCTCTGCGCAGTCATAGCACAGGAAGCGGTACGGCTCGTCAGAAACAAGAAGAATGGGGCGGCCAAACTCGCGGGATTTGCGAGTCAGTATTTCCGCAAGCTTCATGAGGGTTTCGCGGCTGTAGAGCGCACCTGTGGGGTTGTTTGGCGAGTTGATGATAACCGCGCGGGTCTTGGGTCCAATGGCCAGCTCCATGCCGTCAAGATCCAGATCAAATTCTGGGGGCAGGGCCGGAACGGTCTTGAGCTGACCACCATGATTGGCAACATAAAAGCCGTATTCCACGAAATACGGTGCCGGGCAAAGCACTTCGTCACCGGGTTCAAGAATGGCGCGGAACAGGGCATTCATGCCTCCAGCGGCACCACAGCTCAAAATTAGGCCCTCTGGCGAAATCGGCACACCCTGTTCTTTGCTCAGGTGTTCGGCCAGAGCTTCACGGGCAGAGGGGTAGCCAGCATTGGGCATGTAGCCAAAAGTGAATGGTTTTTCAGCGTCTTTGGAAAGTGCTGCCAGTCCGTCACGAACAGCGGCGGGCGCAGGGAGGTCCGGGTTGCCGAGACTAAAATCGCAAACCGCGTCCTCACCGTACTGGGCCTTGAGTTGGCGGCCAGCTTCAAACATTTCTCGGATCATGGAAGAGTGTTCCAGGTACCCCTGTATGTCTGTGGCAAGAATTTTCATGGCAGTATCCTTATGCGTGTTGAGGAGTTGCGTGCGCAGAGGCAGGAATCGCAAAGCTCGGTACTGATCCGGGTGCGGTCGGGCTATGGCACGGCAAGGCCGAGTTTTTTGTACTCGGAAATTTTGTTTCGTAATGTGCGAACAGAAATGCCCAGCAGATCGGCTGCCTGCGTTCTGTTACCAGAAGTTTGCTCCAGACGCTTGAGAATAGCAATGCGTTCAATGTCCTGAAGTCGCATTTCATTTTCCTGCAAGGCGTCGGCAAGTGGTGTATCGGCTCTGGCCGTGGGCGTGTCTGCGTGCTCTGTTTCTTGCTCTTCTTCAGGAAGAGCATCTTCTGGAAGAGGCCAGGCGTCAGGGTCAAGCAGGAAGTGTTTGGTCGAGATTGGACCTGTTCCGGCCAGCAGTACGGCGCGTTCCATCAGATTTTGGAGTTCGCGAACATTGCCCGGCCAGTCGTAGGACAGGAGCCATTTCTGGGCATCGTCAGAGAACGAAGGAGCAGGCAGCTCATATTCGGATGTGTAGCGGGCTGCAAAGAACTGGGCCAGCCGCAGTATGTCGTCGCCTCGCTCGCGCAGGGCGGGCAGGCGCAGGGGAATGACATTGAGGCGAAAGAAAAGGTCCTGTCGAAATTCCTTGTTCTTGACGCTTTCTTCGATGTCTCTGTTTGTCGTTGCCAGCACGCGGACATCGACCTTGAGTGTTTCGGTGCCACCCACGCGGTCGATTTCGCCTTCCTGAAGCACTCG
Above is a window of Desulfobaculum bizertense DSM 18034 DNA encoding:
- a CDS encoding pyridoxal phosphate-dependent aminotransferase, with product MKILATDIQGYLEHSSMIREMFEAGRQLKAQYGEDAVCDFSLGNPDLPAPAAVRDGLAALSKDAEKPFTFGYMPNAGYPSAREALAEHLSKEQGVPISPEGLILSCGAAGGMNALFRAILEPGDEVLCPAPYFVEYGFYVANHGGQLKTVPALPPEFDLDLDGMELAIGPKTRAVIINSPNNPTGALYSRETLMKLAEILTRKSREFGRPILLVSDEPYRFLCYDCAEVPSVLPLYPYSVVISSFSKNLSLAGERVGYVVPSPSMPEHLELMNALTLTNRILGFVNAPAVGQRLMAHALGSQVNVTVYAERRKAMTRVLDEVGFDFAMPKGTFYFFPKAPGGDDKAFITALLEERILAVPGSGFGFPGYFRLAFCVGEEIIHRSLDGFRRAFEKMQK